A section of the Enterococcus montenegrensis genome encodes:
- a CDS encoding SIS domain-containing protein, translating to MLKFNEQKQIDDIQGALALRPEVEKIVDNVWEKGFDNLYYLGIGGTYASAMQAVTYINGKSNLPAYVQHAAEYYTTGNKRLTKDSVVILSSVTGTTQEVVKAVDEIKEVGATLIGFIDTADSPLAKKCDHVITYPAPGTEQIKFFMVADRLMKNNGEFNDYEAYYKELDASLAKGLVEAEKQADAFGLEFAEKHRHDAMHYFIGAGNQWGAVYSYAMCYWEEQSWLRSKSIHAAEFLHGTLEIVDETTPVTLFLGEDEQRPLAERVKNLLPRICANYTFIDSKDYAVEGISEKYRGRVLSFLLMHCVTQRIDAHVEKLNCHPLEIRRYYRQFDY from the coding sequence ATGTTAAAATTCAACGAACAAAAACAAATTGATGATATTCAAGGTGCATTAGCATTACGACCAGAAGTAGAAAAAATTGTGGATAACGTGTGGGAAAAGGGTTTTGATAATTTGTATTATTTAGGCATTGGCGGAACGTATGCTTCTGCAATGCAGGCAGTGACATATATAAATGGTAAAAGTAATTTACCCGCATACGTGCAACATGCGGCAGAATATTACACAACGGGCAATAAACGTTTAACCAAAGATTCAGTCGTCATTTTATCTTCTGTGACCGGAACTACCCAAGAAGTAGTCAAAGCAGTTGATGAAATTAAAGAAGTAGGCGCAACCTTGATTGGCTTTATCGATACTGCAGATAGCCCATTAGCAAAAAAATGCGATCATGTAATCACTTATCCAGCACCGGGTACAGAACAAATTAAATTCTTTATGGTAGCAGATCGGCTGATGAAAAATAATGGTGAATTTAACGATTATGAAGCATATTATAAAGAACTGGATGCTAGTCTAGCAAAAGGATTAGTTGAAGCGGAAAAACAAGCAGATGCTTTTGGCTTAGAGTTTGCTGAAAAACATCGTCATGATGCAATGCATTACTTCATTGGGGCAGGTAACCAATGGGGAGCAGTCTATTCTTATGCAATGTGTTATTGGGAAGAACAAAGCTGGTTGCGTTCAAAATCAATCCACGCCGCAGAATTTTTACACGGTACTTTAGAGATTGTGGATGAAACGACACCTGTGACCCTTTTCTTAGGTGAAGATGAACAACGACCATTGGCAGAGCGAGTGAAAAACTTATTACCACGTATTTGTGCAAACTATACCTTCATTGATTCAAAAGATTACGCAGTTGAAGGAATCAGCGAAAAATATCGCGGTCGCGTATTATCATTTTTATTGATGCACTGCGTGACACAACGAATTGATGCACATGTGGAAAAATTAAATTGCCACCCACTAGAAATCCGTCGCTATTACCGTCAGTTTGACTATTAA
- a CDS encoding YicC/YloC family endoribonuclease produces MKSMTGFGKASVESSAYQVEVEIKSVNHRFLDLQIRNPKQINELENSIRQTVKKSVQRGRVEVFVTINELGDTNKEVMIHWPLVDKLVNELQREAAARYGEPQVSVARILEQVITLPDYVEVKQDKADNTQLESFVVAAVSQATEALNTSRQQEGAAILAILTENAQALSGQLELLKQFNKTFEETFKTRFEQKLQEYLGNQVDQERLLTEMALLIERGDIHEELDRLAIHLQKFAAILQKEEAVGRELDFLIQEMNREINTIGSKSSAIEIKEFVVQMKTIVEKIREQVQNIE; encoded by the coding sequence ATGAAGAGTATGACAGGTTTTGGTAAAGCCAGCGTAGAAAGTTCAGCTTACCAAGTGGAAGTCGAAATAAAAAGTGTCAATCATCGCTTTTTAGATTTGCAAATTCGCAACCCCAAACAAATTAATGAATTGGAAAATAGTATTCGCCAAACCGTGAAAAAATCGGTCCAAAGAGGGCGAGTAGAGGTCTTTGTCACCATTAATGAACTGGGTGATACCAATAAAGAGGTGATGATTCATTGGCCGCTTGTAGACAAACTGGTGAATGAATTGCAAAGAGAAGCTGCTGCTCGTTATGGAGAACCGCAAGTATCGGTGGCCAGAATTTTAGAGCAAGTCATAACGCTGCCTGATTATGTGGAGGTAAAGCAAGATAAAGCAGATAATACGCAATTAGAATCCTTCGTGGTGGCAGCCGTAAGTCAAGCGACTGAGGCATTAAATACTAGCCGTCAACAAGAAGGAGCAGCCATTTTAGCGATTTTAACAGAAAACGCACAGGCACTTTCAGGACAATTGGAACTGTTAAAACAATTTAATAAAACCTTCGAAGAGACCTTTAAAACACGTTTCGAGCAAAAATTGCAAGAATATCTTGGAAATCAAGTCGATCAAGAACGGTTATTAACCGAGATGGCGTTATTAATTGAACGTGGGGACATCCATGAAGAATTGGATCGCTTGGCGATTCATTTGCAAAAATTTGCTGCTATTTTACAAAAAGAAGAGGCCGTAGGAAGAGAATTAGATTTTCTTATTCAAGAAATGAATCGTGAAATCAATACCATTGGCTCCAAAAGTTCGGCAATTGAAATTAAGGAATTTGTCGTACAAATGAAAACAATCGTGGAAAAAATTCGTGAACAGGTGCAAAATATTGAATAA
- the thiT gene encoding energy-coupled thiamine transporter ThiT, with protein sequence MAKRLELQVWVEGTVIAAAAMALSFIPIQTANSAFDLSLGMVPLVLYSYRRGLIPGLTAGFVWGLLSIVIGTAMKNFVSVPQIIFEYPFAFAFGGFGGIFAKKIQTAVEHRRNTAVLYVVLGGVVAAFARWFWHFWAGVFVWGAYAPEGMNPYLYSFILNGASALANAIYVAVVLGILVKVAPQLFIPKRSHFISAAKSK encoded by the coding sequence ATGGCAAAAAGACTAGAATTACAAGTATGGGTGGAAGGAACGGTAATTGCTGCAGCGGCAATGGCGCTATCTTTTATTCCGATTCAAACTGCAAATTCGGCCTTTGATCTATCATTGGGGATGGTACCACTTGTTTTATACTCCTACCGGCGGGGCCTTATACCAGGACTAACAGCTGGTTTTGTTTGGGGGCTGTTAAGCATTGTCATTGGGACAGCAATGAAAAATTTTGTTTCAGTACCACAAATAATTTTTGAATATCCCTTTGCTTTTGCATTTGGTGGTTTTGGCGGAATTTTTGCTAAAAAAATCCAGACAGCAGTGGAACACCGGCGTAATACCGCGGTCTTATATGTTGTTTTAGGGGGCGTAGTGGCTGCCTTTGCCCGTTGGTTTTGGCATTTTTGGGCAGGTGTTTTCGTTTGGGGCGCCTACGCACCAGAAGGGATGAACCCTTACTTGTATTCCTTTATCTTAAATGGTGCTTCAGCTTTGGCAAATGCGATTTATGTGGCGGTGGTGTTAGGTATTTTGGTGAAAGTAGCACCACAACTGTTTATTCCAAAACGCAGCCATTTCATTTCAGCGGCGAAATCAAAATAA
- the glmU gene encoding bifunctional UDP-N-acetylglucosamine diphosphorylase/glucosamine-1-phosphate N-acetyltransferase GlmU — protein sequence MTERYGIILAAGKGTRMKSKLYKVLHPVCGKPMVEHIINRVEETKPKEIITIVGHGAEMVKEQLGDRSEYALQAEQLGTGHAVMQAAQFLEGKKGTTLVISGDTPLLTTATLNNLFEYHQGKNASATILTAQAPNPTGYGRIIRDHVGIVEKIVEQKDASPEEVRVKEINTGTYCFDNELLFDALSKLNTDNAQGEYYLTDIIEILKSEGKIVAAYQTEDFDESLGVNDRVALAQANRIMRNRINHQHMLNGVSFINPEATYIDAGVKIGAETVIEPGVYLKGQTVIGSECLITAGSEIVDSKIGDHVIVKSSCIEESIVHNHVDIGPFAHLRPKAEIKETAHIGNFVEVKNAKVGEGTKVGHLTYVGDATLGKEINVGCGVVFVNYDGKNKHHTNVGDNAFIGSASNLVAPITVGDGAFIAAGSTINQDVPKDAMGIARARQVNKENYAKKLPYHK from the coding sequence ATGACAGAGCGTTACGGGATTATTCTAGCGGCGGGCAAAGGCACGCGCATGAAATCAAAATTATATAAAGTTTTACATCCAGTTTGTGGAAAACCAATGGTGGAACACATTATTAACCGGGTGGAAGAAACTAAACCAAAAGAAATTATCACAATTGTTGGTCATGGCGCTGAAATGGTGAAGGAACAATTAGGCGATCGCAGTGAATATGCCTTACAAGCAGAACAACTTGGTACCGGTCATGCGGTGATGCAAGCAGCGCAATTTTTGGAAGGTAAAAAAGGCACAACCTTGGTAATTAGTGGCGATACACCACTTTTAACAACGGCGACGTTGAATAATTTATTTGAATACCATCAAGGGAAAAATGCCAGTGCGACGATTTTAACAGCGCAAGCGCCAAACCCAACCGGTTACGGTCGTATTATTCGCGATCACGTTGGTATTGTGGAAAAAATTGTGGAACAAAAAGATGCCTCCCCGGAAGAAGTACGGGTAAAAGAAATTAACACTGGCACTTATTGTTTTGATAATGAATTACTTTTTGATGCATTAAGTAAATTAAACACCGATAATGCGCAAGGAGAATATTACTTAACAGATATTATTGAAATTTTGAAATCAGAAGGCAAAATTGTGGCGGCCTATCAAACAGAAGATTTCGATGAATCACTGGGCGTTAACGATCGTGTGGCGTTAGCCCAAGCGAATCGGATCATGCGCAATCGCATTAATCACCAACACATGCTAAATGGAGTCAGCTTCATTAATCCTGAGGCAACTTATATCGATGCCGGTGTTAAAATCGGAGCTGAAACAGTGATTGAACCTGGCGTTTATCTAAAAGGTCAAACAGTTATTGGCAGTGAATGTCTTATTACAGCTGGTTCTGAAATTGTGGATAGCAAAATTGGCGATCACGTGATTGTGAAGTCTTCTTGTATTGAAGAAAGCATTGTACACAACCATGTGGATATCGGTCCATTTGCCCACTTACGGCCAAAAGCTGAAATTAAAGAAACTGCTCATATTGGCAACTTTGTCGAAGTGAAAAATGCCAAAGTAGGTGAAGGGACAAAAGTTGGTCATTTAACCTATGTGGGCGACGCAACTTTAGGCAAAGAAATTAACGTAGGTTGTGGCGTTGTTTTTGTCAACTATGACGGTAAAAACAAACACCATACCAATGTGGGGGACAACGCCTTTATTGGCTCGGCTTCTAATTTGGTTGCGCCAATTACTGTAGGGGATGGTGCCTTTATCGCAGCGGGTTCAACGATTAATCAAGACGTGCCAAAAGATGCGATGGGAATTGCTAGAGCACGACAAGTTAACAAAGAAAATTATGCAAAAAAATTACCCTACCATAAATAA
- a CDS encoding SIS domain-containing protein encodes METMLDYINEEEVTLKNILDKFTLKKVSGFKKINNLLILATGSSYNACLAAKVTLEKFANISVTIEEPYNFNHYGRVSAAVDAVLAVSQSGKSASTIDAIAKLKKEGLFTLALTSDITSPIAGAVDEVIDLEMGIEKVGFVTKGYVTTVLQLFLLGLTIGHNKGTLTPKQADFYCDELDKVITAIPAVIAKTNDFFTLHEDIFKLGTRFVAIGYGPNWGTAKEFETKFTETVRKPSQGFELEAYMHGPYLEADSEHILFFIETKSVNEARSHALKSYMAPYVGKTLTITTQTTKAPEKLGLEIECDELVSCLALVIPFQILAYKIATAKGINLSQRIFDDFDRVLKSKV; translated from the coding sequence ATGGAAACGATGTTGGATTATATCAACGAAGAAGAAGTAACGTTAAAAAATATTTTAGATAAATTTACGCTAAAAAAAGTTTCAGGTTTTAAAAAAATCAACAATCTTTTGATCTTGGCGACGGGCTCTTCTTACAATGCCTGTCTGGCTGCCAAAGTCACACTAGAAAAGTTTGCTAATATCTCTGTCACTATAGAAGAACCGTATAATTTTAATCACTATGGCCGCGTGAGTGCTGCAGTCGATGCTGTTTTAGCAGTTTCGCAAAGTGGCAAGAGTGCCTCAACCATCGATGCAATCGCTAAATTAAAAAAAGAAGGTTTGTTTACTTTAGCGCTAACCAGTGACATCACGAGCCCAATTGCAGGAGCGGTCGATGAGGTTATTGATCTTGAAATGGGGATTGAAAAAGTTGGTTTTGTCACGAAAGGTTATGTGACAACTGTCTTGCAGTTATTCTTGCTAGGGTTAACAATTGGTCACAATAAAGGGACATTGACACCAAAACAAGCTGATTTTTATTGCGACGAGTTGGACAAAGTTATCACGGCCATTCCGGCTGTGATTGCAAAAACAAATGATTTCTTTACGTTGCATGAAGACATCTTTAAGTTAGGAACGCGTTTTGTTGCGATTGGTTATGGGCCAAATTGGGGCACAGCAAAAGAATTTGAAACAAAATTTACTGAAACAGTTCGTAAACCTTCACAAGGCTTTGAACTAGAAGCCTATATGCATGGCCCTTATTTAGAAGCAGATAGTGAGCATATATTATTCTTTATTGAAACAAAAAGTGTCAATGAAGCCCGTTCACACGCTTTGAAGTCCTATATGGCGCCATATGTTGGGAAAACGTTAACGATCACAACACAAACAACAAAAGCTCCAGAAAAATTAGGGCTGGAAATAGAATGTGATGAACTTGTTTCATGTTTAGCGCTTGTAATTCCATTCCAAATTTTGGCTTATAAAATTGCAACAGCTAAAGGAATTAATTTAAGTCAACGAATTTTCGATGATTTTGATCGCGTATTAAAAAGTAAAGTATAA
- a CDS encoding ribose-phosphate diphosphokinase → MSNHYFDPRLKIFALNSNRPLAEKIAEAVGVELGKCSVNQFSDGEIQVNIEESIRGAHVYVIQSTSSPVNDNLMELLIMIDALKRASAKTINVVMPYYGYARQDRKARSREPITAKLVANMIEKAGANRVLTLDLHAAQIQGFFDIPVDHLMGAPLIANYFLEKGISGDDVVVVSPDHGGVTRARKLAEFLKAPIAIIDKRRPKANVAEVMNIIGHVEGKVCVLIDDMIDTAGTITLAANALKEAGAKSVYASCTHPVLSGPAMQRIQDSAIERCVVTDSINLPEDRRIEKIDEISVGPLMGEAIKRIHENKPVSPLFETKQPTK, encoded by the coding sequence ATGTCAAATCATTATTTCGATCCAAGATTGAAGATTTTTGCCTTGAATTCAAATCGTCCTTTGGCGGAAAAAATCGCGGAGGCGGTCGGTGTCGAATTAGGAAAATGCTCAGTAAACCAATTTAGTGATGGCGAAATTCAAGTCAACATTGAAGAAAGTATTCGGGGTGCTCATGTTTATGTAATTCAGTCCACATCAAGTCCTGTTAATGACAATTTGATGGAATTACTAATTATGATTGATGCCTTGAAACGAGCAAGTGCCAAAACAATTAACGTGGTAATGCCTTATTACGGGTATGCCCGTCAAGATAGAAAGGCACGTTCAAGAGAACCAATTACTGCAAAATTAGTTGCAAACATGATTGAAAAAGCAGGTGCAAACCGCGTCTTAACTTTGGATTTACATGCGGCTCAAATCCAAGGATTCTTTGATATTCCAGTGGATCACTTAATGGGCGCACCATTAATTGCCAATTATTTCTTAGAAAAAGGAATTTCAGGGGATGATGTTGTTGTCGTTTCTCCTGACCACGGTGGCGTAACACGGGCGCGTAAATTGGCTGAATTTTTAAAAGCACCAATTGCTATCATCGACAAACGTCGTCCAAAAGCAAACGTGGCTGAAGTTATGAACATTATTGGGCATGTGGAAGGTAAAGTATGTGTGTTAATTGATGATATGATCGACACTGCAGGCACGATTACTCTTGCAGCCAATGCTTTAAAAGAAGCAGGGGCAAAAAGTGTTTATGCATCATGTACCCACCCAGTATTATCTGGCCCGGCAATGCAAAGAATTCAAGATTCAGCGATTGAACGTTGTGTCGTAACAGATTCCATTAACTTGCCTGAAGATCGTCGGATTGAAAAAATTGATGAAATCTCTGTAGGTCCTTTAATGGGAGAAGCAATCAAACGTATTCACGAAAATAAACCCGTTAGTCCGTTGTTTGAAACAAAACAACCAACCAAATAA
- a CDS encoding YdbC family protein — MAQEFSYEILEEIAVLSENDKGWRKELNIVSWNGRAPKFDLRDWGPDHEKMGKGITLSNEEFSALQQALKSME; from the coding sequence ATGGCACAAGAATTTTCATATGAAATTTTAGAAGAAATTGCCGTTTTATCTGAAAACGATAAAGGCTGGCGCAAAGAATTAAATATTGTGAGCTGGAACGGGCGAGCGCCTAAATTTGATTTGCGGGACTGGGGTCCAGATCATGAAAAAATGGGAAAAGGTATCACCTTAAGTAATGAAGAATTTTCAGCTTTACAACAAGCGTTAAAATCGATGGAGTAG
- a CDS encoding class A sortase: MKKKSRLKNWLINLLLLLLLLVGLGLTFNNQIKNFLIEKNGEKYAVSEVTAAEIEKNQNKPASFDFDAVVPSSSQAVFKAQFTNRNLPTIGGVAVPKVGINLPIFKGLANEALLWGAGTLEPNQKMGEGNYALASHRAYEPDLLFTPLEKVKKGDTIYLTDLKNIYTYETKIIVRVQPTEVQYLDVIKGKKLVTLITCGEIEGITRTIVQGELKEVTPVKEATKEMRDAFALKSKTY; the protein is encoded by the coding sequence ATGAAAAAAAAGTCGCGCCTAAAAAATTGGCTGATTAATTTGTTGTTATTATTATTACTTTTAGTGGGATTGGGTTTAACTTTTAACAATCAAATTAAAAACTTTCTAATTGAGAAAAACGGTGAAAAATATGCCGTATCTGAAGTCACGGCGGCAGAAATTGAAAAAAATCAAAATAAACCAGCTTCCTTTGATTTTGATGCGGTGGTACCTTCTAGCAGTCAGGCAGTCTTTAAAGCACAATTTACTAATCGTAATTTACCAACAATTGGTGGGGTTGCGGTCCCTAAAGTTGGCATTAATCTACCAATCTTTAAAGGGTTAGCAAATGAAGCCTTGTTGTGGGGAGCGGGAACTTTAGAACCCAATCAAAAAATGGGGGAAGGCAACTATGCGTTAGCTTCTCATCGCGCCTATGAGCCAGATTTATTATTCACACCATTAGAGAAAGTGAAAAAAGGTGATACCATTTATTTAACGGATTTAAAAAATATTTACACCTATGAAACAAAAATCATTGTCCGAGTACAACCGACAGAAGTCCAATATTTAGATGTCATTAAGGGGAAAAAACTCGTCACCTTAATTACTTGTGGGGAAATTGAAGGGATAACACGAACGATTGTGCAAGGTGAATTAAAAGAAGTAACACCAGTGAAAGAGGCAACAAAAGAAATGCGGGATGCCTTTGCTTTGAAATCAAAAACTTATTAA
- a CDS encoding lyase family protein translates to MKYYDITFHEVSGRAVIKRGVPSEQAPFEAWQDACVKVTPEQLFLMVNETNVILERKFITRTDVEEVADPIDTNQKRKDEFTTIVNTLSNMGF, encoded by the coding sequence ATGAAATATTATGATATTACTTTCCATGAAGTTTCCGGTCGCGCTGTCATAAAACGAGGGGTGCCTTCTGAACAAGCGCCTTTTGAAGCATGGCAAGATGCTTGTGTCAAAGTTACACCTGAACAATTATTTTTGATGGTAAATGAAACGAATGTCATTTTGGAACGAAAATTTATTACGCGAACGGATGTTGAAGAAGTCGCTGATCCAATCGATACAAATCAAAAACGTAAAGATGAGTTTACGACGATTGTTAATACATTATCCAATATGGGATTTTAA
- the gmk gene encoding guanylate kinase, with protein sequence MSERGLLIVLSGPSGVGKGTVRKAIFESDDNDFQYSISMTTRAMREGEVDGVDYYFRTREEFEELIEAGQMLEYAEYVGNYYGTPLSYVEKTLDEGKDVFLEIEVQGARQVKEKVPDGVFIFLTPPDLHELKSRIVGRGTDAAEVIEERMKVAREEIEMMALYDYAVVNDEVLLAVERIKEIIASEHFRVDRVIGKYIKMLKEM encoded by the coding sequence ATGTCAGAGCGAGGCTTATTAATTGTATTATCAGGGCCTTCAGGTGTTGGTAAGGGGACTGTGCGAAAGGCAATTTTTGAAAGTGATGATAATGACTTTCAATATTCCATTTCCATGACTACCCGTGCAATGCGAGAAGGAGAAGTTGATGGGGTCGATTATTATTTTCGTACCCGGGAAGAATTTGAAGAATTAATCGAAGCTGGGCAAATGCTAGAGTATGCGGAATATGTCGGCAACTACTACGGCACCCCACTTTCTTATGTTGAAAAAACATTAGATGAAGGCAAAGATGTATTTCTTGAAATTGAGGTCCAAGGAGCCCGCCAAGTGAAAGAAAAAGTGCCAGATGGCGTTTTTATCTTCCTGACACCGCCGGATTTACATGAATTAAAATCCCGCATTGTTGGTCGCGGAACAGATGCCGCTGAAGTGATTGAAGAGCGGATGAAAGTTGCCAGAGAAGAAATTGAAATGATGGCACTTTATGATTATGCCGTTGTAAATGATGAAGTGCTCCTTGCAGTAGAGCGAATCAAAGAAATTATTGCCAGCGAACACTTTAGAGTCGATCGCGTGATCGGCAAATACATTAAAATGTTAAAGGAGATGTAG
- the rpoZ gene encoding DNA-directed RNA polymerase subunit omega, whose product MMLRPSIDSLLDRVNSKYSLVILSAKRAHELDAGAKPTLDQFESVKNVGRALEEIDAETLVNDPHPEVKRARLKMEQEENQAVQKREQQELEARIREEQNL is encoded by the coding sequence ATGATGCTACGCCCATCTATCGACTCATTATTAGATCGAGTAAACTCAAAATATTCATTAGTAATTTTATCAGCTAAACGCGCCCATGAATTAGATGCAGGGGCTAAACCAACGTTGGATCAATTTGAATCTGTTAAAAACGTTGGCCGTGCGCTAGAAGAAATTGATGCGGAAACATTGGTTAACGATCCTCATCCAGAAGTAAAACGAGCACGTTTGAAAATGGAACAAGAAGAAAACCAAGCGGTACAAAAACGAGAACAACAAGAATTAGAAGCTCGTATTCGTGAAGAACAAAACTTATAG
- a CDS encoding patatin-like phospholipase family protein → MQTIKLYPSDFIDYQPVFKRSCQLFFFFASNSAARADMKKKVKSETVWQLRKKDLTVYLTGKLAADNFFDLTNFLWDSEQSGSRKGLLQLVDNFCRMNFFSGLRFELDPKRISTEVLNWLIANDFHVEKGVFSRRCQYQTALVLGGGGARGAYQIGVWRALQELKINFSIVTGTSVGALNGGLILLNDLKAASQLWESLSTDQVLQFPAATADTHALNLLLRQVRSLTFTALRENGASTEPLSRLMQKIFDGKKMLQSKKQLYVCTTRLSDFSEHVYHFKKEQLKTALQWLGASASFYPAMKATEIAGDFYIDGGYRNNVPVDVAVAKGATECIVVDVKGPGFTKNYQPPSNVATIPLSSPWTLGSFLVFDPQRSKYNLRLGYLETLKYFQRYTGFWYTFVKEDFNGLWQQFCKQLRKQQHPLWQIIKAPYFWRKLKNAYGKKVSFETAGLAIAELSGVWLNVLPDEIYQQEFFITQVKQACAGQMGEFNATLSVAEWLHLYRERLVAWSDSRLFLSFLQLKEYPFNFPQTLLENLAVSIVTAEFSKYVFCEYPEAL, encoded by the coding sequence ATGCAGACGATAAAACTATATCCCTCTGATTTTATTGACTACCAACCCGTTTTCAAACGTAGTTGTCAACTCTTCTTCTTTTTTGCCAGTAATAGCGCAGCTAGAGCAGATATGAAGAAAAAAGTAAAATCGGAAACCGTCTGGCAGTTAAGGAAAAAAGATCTGACTGTTTATTTAACTGGTAAGTTGGCAGCGGATAATTTTTTTGATTTGACCAATTTTTTATGGGACAGCGAGCAAAGTGGTAGTCGCAAAGGATTGTTGCAACTAGTAGACAATTTTTGTCGCATGAATTTTTTTTCAGGCCTACGCTTTGAACTTGATCCTAAAAGAATTTCGACCGAAGTTTTAAACTGGCTGATAGCTAATGATTTTCACGTAGAAAAAGGAGTCTTTAGCCGCCGCTGTCAGTATCAAACGGCGCTAGTTTTAGGCGGTGGTGGAGCCAGAGGGGCCTATCAAATTGGCGTGTGGCGGGCATTACAAGAGCTAAAAATTAATTTTTCCATTGTAACAGGAACTTCTGTGGGCGCGTTAAATGGCGGTTTGATTTTATTAAATGACTTAAAGGCAGCTAGCCAACTTTGGGAAAGTTTAAGTACCGATCAAGTATTGCAATTCCCCGCGGCCACAGCAGATACTCACGCCTTAAATTTATTATTGCGCCAAGTTCGTTCCCTTACCTTTACTGCTTTGCGGGAAAATGGTGCGAGTACGGAACCGTTAAGTCGGTTAATGCAAAAAATTTTTGATGGAAAGAAAATGTTACAAAGTAAAAAGCAGTTATATGTTTGTACCACACGACTGTCAGATTTTAGTGAGCATGTGTATCACTTTAAAAAAGAACAATTAAAAACAGCGCTCCAGTGGTTAGGCGCCTCTGCGTCTTTTTATCCGGCGATGAAAGCTACTGAGATTGCGGGGGATTTTTATATCGACGGGGGGTATCGTAATAATGTGCCTGTTGATGTTGCTGTGGCAAAGGGGGCAACAGAATGCATTGTAGTCGACGTAAAAGGTCCTGGTTTCACTAAAAATTATCAACCCCCATCAAATGTGGCTACAATTCCGTTATCTTCACCTTGGACATTAGGGAGTTTTTTGGTTTTTGATCCGCAGCGTTCCAAGTACAATTTACGGCTAGGCTATTTGGAGACGCTGAAATATTTTCAGCGGTATACCGGTTTTTGGTATACTTTTGTAAAAGAAGATTTCAATGGATTATGGCAGCAATTTTGCAAGCAATTACGAAAGCAACAGCATCCACTATGGCAAATTATTAAAGCGCCTTATTTTTGGCGTAAGTTAAAAAATGCCTATGGGAAAAAAGTTTCCTTTGAAACTGCCGGCTTAGCCATAGCAGAACTTAGTGGCGTTTGGTTAAATGTCTTGCCAGATGAAATTTATCAACAAGAGTTTTTTATAACCCAAGTAAAACAGGCTTGTGCAGGCCAAATGGGGGAATTTAACGCCACCTTATCTGTAGCAGAGTGGCTGCATTTATACCGAGAACGATTAGTTGCATGGTCAGATTCCCGGTTGTTTTTATCTTTTTTACAATTAAAAGAATACCCGTTTAATTTCCCACAAACTTTACTGGAAAATTTAGCCGTCAGCATTGTTACCGCTGAATTTAGCAAGTACGTGTTTTGTGAGTATCCAGAAGCTTTGTAA